The genomic segment TATAACTGCATGTTATTATCAATGTTTAGATGAAACAGCCTAAATTTCATGAATAAATCCAAATGATCTGAGGACATCACATTCATAGCGCAACACATTTGATGCAGAGGTCTCAGCTGAAATGactcctgtttttatttagactGTGGACTTAGCCGGAAAGAACATAAAAGACAAAAGTAACCGAAAGACACAGATTTTTCCACTGCTTTCCACTGCTTTCCGTGAATATATCATATCTTCTACCACAGTAAAGGGCTTTTTCATTGTTTACACATGCACACGTTCATCCACTTCTGCAGTTCTTGCTTGTAGAGATTAATATGGCTTGGAGAGCTCAGATACAGAACACTTTTTCACCCTGTGATAGGTACGTACAAGAAAAATCCCATTTGCTGCTGCAGAGAACCGACGATCAACCACACAATCACGCAGTTCCCTATAGACAGGGCCTTCATGAGCGATCCAAAGATATGAGAGCTTAATTTTTTTGAGTAAGACTGAGCAGAACAGGAGATGCTAAGGGCTgatctgttttacttttttgtcttttttctacAGGTATGCTCTAATCTGTCACAGGATGAGCTGTAATGACACTCGTAGTGATACAAAAAATGGCTGcaatgttcaaaagtttgagtGCTTGAGTGTGTACTTCATGACCAAGTCCAATCTGAACCGCATTAGCCAGCTTTGGTTCCAAATTCTTCGACCAGCAGCAGGAACAAGGTCAACACCTCTCATTGCGCAATAAGACCTCATAAAACATTCAACTCCTACTAGATCACTAACATGAGCTGATATTTTTTTATGGATCTTTCCTCTGAGGTGAGGTAAATATGTTATAGCCAGGTTTGTTAGCTAAAGGGTATTTTTGATTACTATCTGTGCTCTTcgaaataaaaagagaaaatcaacaacaaaaacatagaTCTATAGTTTCTGTTCTGTACAGGCCACCGAAAATGTGCATAAAGTGTGTACAAAGTGCGTGTTTATAACGCAACACTGGCATCACTGCTTTTTATTGAATTTCAACCACTACACTCAAGGTCACTCTAAGTCTTTTACCAAAAGAGAGAGGATGGATCACGAGCGGATCTCAATAGCTTTACAAAGTTGTAAGAACCAATAACCTTTTGGTCCCACATATTAGGGGTGTAACGATTCACAAAAATAGATTTGTGAGGAGGACCTTGCCTGAACCTCGTCCTCCTTTCAATCTAATGTCCACACATTTCCTTTCTAACATCCTATACATTTTTACTTCACGTTTCCCATGACAAAATATTCTCACCACCCCATCTCCCCCAGTTCCTCTGTCCTAACTTTATTTTTTCGGGGGTGTCTGGTCTTCTAGCTCAAGCAGAAGCCCCCAGAACTCCAACACAAACTGTCAGAGTTCTCTCCACACATACAGTCATGTGATTTTGTCATATATGTCAACACTAAATTGAAGGCATATTCTGAACTCAGATTTCTTATTCATTTCGAAATATGTTTCAACACGtctttaaatacaacaaaaatgaatgGCTACAAGCTAACATGCTAGCACAAGCTAACAACCTAGACATGatacaataacaaaaaataacacGCTTCAAACAATCAATACAGTATGACTAATTATACTGTTACATCCCTGGTACTAACATTAATGACCTTCTAAACGGGATCAATAGCTGCACAGGCGGATGTGCTTCTGGACCATACTAGGCACGATACAGCAACTGAGCTTTTTGGGTGTCACGTATTGAAGTTGCACAGTTACTTCTGGTTCTTAGCCACTGGAGTAATCACGAAGTTCATCTGAGCTGATTAAGAGGAATTAGCACTGAATGACTAAGCTGAGACCTGAACTAGAACTAAAGCAATCACagcttttgctctctctccacAATCTCTTTTCTCGTCTCTCTTTCATTACAGAAAGTGCAATCAAATTAACATAAAGGAAAGGAAATGAATTTATCAAACATGAGGAATAAGTACTAGAAAGGTATGGTGCACTGGAATGTACAGGTGCATGTATTTCCTATTGAAATTCAATATGAGTTGAAATTGTAAAAGAAACATGTAAAGCaattgaaaatgttcttcactcTCAAAATGTGGGTTCAGTGCTAATGTGGTGATGATTAAAGAACCCTGTGCTAAGTTTAATCTTCCATTTAAACCCTTCTTGTTTATTAAGCCTTCATTTCTGTGACTCTCCAAATACCTCTGGCCTAATGATCTAAAGGGTCCGACTCTCCAGGTTGATGGAAACATAGAAAGGGGCTGGGTtccagaataaaaaataaataaatcagactTAAAACGTGTTAAGAAGTGTTAGGGATGTATTAGGTCAGGCAGGTGGGCTTGTGGGCCTTGGGTTTGATACAGTCAGTGCTCGCctaatgaataatgaaaatgGAGACCACAGAGAGATGGCCCTCTAGAGATCTTATTAGCCTACTCATGAAACAACTGGACTCTCACTGGACTCTCTTCTGAGACCACCTGCTCTggagtggcagagagagagagagagaaagagagagcaagaattATTCACTTCATTCATCTACACCACACACATCAGATACACACTAATCCACAAATACACAGCACCATCTGGGCCTGACAGGAGAGGAATGAGAGAGCGAAGGAGAAAAGGGACAGAGCAGACAGCAGAATGAAAGATAATAGGAGGGAAAGCCATAGCAGGTAGAGGgacaaggaaagaaagagaaatacctATAACTGTGTACGTAAATCATTTATTTGTTCAAGCCCTGTGCTCCAATGTCAGGTTAGGCTGAGTGTTGGAAAACGCTCAGCAACACAAGCACATTCAACTACACTAATGAAACTGCGCTGGGACATttatgtgttctctgtaatcCTTTTTGCATTTTCTCTGTGTACATGATGCTTTAATTGTCAGGAAGGTATCTCACAACACACTGTCTGCAGTGGTTACTGTATAGGCTACATCATTCAGCCCCACCCCCTCCACCGATGCTGAATGAGACAGCATTTACAGTCAACATCAGCATCCTCATGTCATACTACGTCAGCAAACCAAATCCGTGAATGATATTACTGTAACTGCAGGTAGCGGAAATGGTTCTGATCGTCTgtgtcacttttttcttttaaacgtgtttctgtgtgtctgtgtgggtccAGTCACTGTGCCTCAGCGGCCCACAAGAATGAATGTATCAGATGCCTGCTAATATTGCTTACTACCACCAAACCTACAAATAAGATGTATTTTATGCTtgcacatatacagtatatgttcATTTCTGACTATAAATACAACTGTGTAAGTAGTCCCCCATTGCATCACTGTCACTTAGCAAGCAGAAatactttcttttctctctctctctatcctgtGGACCTATGCAGCCCTGAACCTCAGTCGTTTTTCTGTTGTAAATATGTTATGAGAATGCTGAACTATGTGCGTTTGTTTTATTTCGAGGTTTCCTTGCGTTCGGAGTTGGTGTCCTTTTTTATTCCTCTTTTGTAAGTGTCTGAAATCATTGGTTGGGTTTCAGCTGAGATCTATTCTGAGTGATGTGGTTTAACCATAAGGACTATCCTCTGAATCACAACCTCAGCACCTGAAGgctgtgattaaaaaaataaaaaaacaaaaaaacaaaaaacaaacaaaaaaacgatttaaaaaaggttaaaagGCATATAGAGGTTAAAAGGCATATAGAGATAACATTATGAAtatgattatttaaaaaaaaggattatTATACTACCGgtatattgtaatattatagATGATTTAGTTCAGTAACTTCTTTAATTTTTTACAAACAACTTTGatgaattatttataaaaacaatcTCACGATTCATGATCTTTTCAAAGGTATGAAATCTACTgctaaaatgattaaaatgtgttctgatgaaaataaacacagagatGTAATCTGTTAACTTGTGTCTGAGTGGTCTTCTATGAATGTGGGGATGTGATCCAACTCGTAGGCCAGTAATACTGAGGATCATATCACAGCACTTACAAAAGGAGTGAAGCTTCAAGGAGGTGATATATTTAAAGAGGCTTAAAAAAGTTATATCAGTCCTGATAGGCAACTTAAAAGTGTGAAACTGCTTGTGCTGAAAGTTTAAAGTGTGGATTCAGGTATCACAGAACATCTAAGTTCACCAATTCAATCTGAGAGAATTCTTTGagatttgtaatttttttttatctattcattttgactttttatttCTACTATATATAATTAGCTGTTAACCGCTCACATTTCATGAAATACccagaggaaaaaaatctttcttaAGACTGTCtcagagaaataaagcagatcttactataatattaataaatgatcACTGATTTCTGAATTGTCTCACTTAAACCCCCCTCAGGAGAAAAGATGAGATTAACATCAGCATTTCACTGTAAGACGTTCtggtgatgaaggagaaaagtgTGAGTTCTCCTCCTGCACTGACAACCTGCTGAAAGAGTTCTGTGATATAGAATAAAGCTGTAGAAAAAAACAATGAGATCTTGTACTTTCTTATGGAAATATTATTGAGCTAAGACTGGGTTGAGATGATTCAGACACTAAAGAGTTAAGCCATATGTGGATCACATTTGGATCAAAGTGAGAAAATctgagttttatttattcattttttccccctcaggAGCCAAATTtctgaaaaaggagaaaatggcTAAAGTTTCACTCTGATTTCAAACCGGACTGAACCATGTCTAAGAGAAGTACCCTTCTTTGTgggttattatttttgtttacagcTGTAATCTTTTCAAAGATGAGACACAAACATTACTATATTTTACTTTGAGTATGCTCCcatgatttaaaataaataaataaatacatccaCTAAAAACCTCAACGACTGAGTTTACATAATTCCAGGAGGCCTCAGATAATTCCATAAACCTCACGGTCAATCTAAGAGTGTAGGCAACCCAAAGGACAACAACTGTTTCAGTTAATAATAGACGGGGCCAGGAGGATTtatccattttttaaatttaaataaaataaaattaatttctcACAAAATGCTTTAGTAATTTAATCTAATCGTGAAACAGctcacatgtaaaaataaagcttTCTATTATAGCATGTAAAAACTACATgtttaaatgcaaaaatgcGGTTTTAGGGAGTAAGTAATCAATTCGAGCAATGTTAACACatcaaaatgatgttttttcttgTATTAATAACATTTGAACGTTTTTCCAATTTAATTTGTAAGAGGAAGAAACGTGTAGTTAATCTCTACGACTGCTTGCTTGCTACGACGCATAGTTCCTAGTTTGTAATGGTTCCGCGGTTTCCACCCGGAACGACTAAATAGTGACACAGACGGAGCAGGTTCAGGCTAGTGTGCTAGCAGCTAACGGATCCGCACGAAATGGCTGAAGAAGACTGGTTTGACCACAACTGAGGCCATTTTATTAGCTACTGCGTTTAAAGATGTGCCGTTGAAGAATGCGATATATGTGAGTACCTGTAGTCggtgctgtttgtgtgttggCTGCTCCTGTCGCTGTGGAAAGCGCCTCGTTCTGACGTGGCTAACAACAGGCTCGCTAACTAGCTCCAAGCTAACTGAGCAGTAGCATGACAGCAAGGAGCAGGTCAGTGAAGAGTACACCTGAGCACAGCACACTGCAACACAGACCGAGTTCACAGTGCTCGGCTAACAGGCTGTCGACATCAGTGCTTTACCAAGGATCACGGTGTGCTGCGTTTGTTAGTTTCATGTTAACTTACAGTCACAGCGACTGTGTCACAGAGACAGGCGCGGTGCAGCTAGTAACTCAGGTAATTCAAATCGGACACAATCgtgctttttttctctgcttgcTTGATAGGACCGTCGTTTTGTAGGTGCTGATCTCCAGCCTAACCGGTTCAGAGCGTGATGATTCTCAGTATGAATATAGGTTAACATTCCCAACATAGGTGTAGCCAGGCTGACAGTCCTGGCTGTCTTTGTCGTTTGTCAGCAGTTTGTCCACTGGCTATTGATTATGTGTCCGCGATGTAACTGTGTGCGTACATTAATTCCTCTTAATGTGGTCAGGGAATGGAGAATGCCCTTAACATGCAAAACGATTGAGGTCGATCAACAGTGATAACGCTGCCGTGACAGTGGACACCGTTAAGCGATAAGCCCTGAGGCTCTGTGCTACTGCTGTGTCCGATGTAAATGCCATCTCTCAAATCGTTCTGGCGTTTGTTTGAGCTGCGATTTACCCCCCCAGTTTATTCATCTCCAGTTCTTCTAGCTTAAGCACACTTAACACAATACATTTCTTATACAGTTGCCTATTTATCTGTGCATTGacattcattatttttcttGTTGCTCTGATTTGTCTCCAGATTACCTGTAAAGTGAGATTGGAGTGTCTCTTGTCAACCTGACGGTCATGGAGAAGTCATGGCGGTTGTGGGGAGCACTGGAGCGATGTATGGTGACCGTGGGCTCCTGGTCGTGGGGGGCTTGTCGCATCTCACTGCTGGCCCTTATACTCACCTTCCACCTGTATGGAGGCCTTTTACTGCTGGGTCTCATCCTGGCCTCTGTGGCTGGGATCTTGTACAAGTTTCAGGACGTGCTGCTTTACTTCCCTGACCAGCCTTCATCCTCAAGGCTGTACGTCCCTATGCCGACAGGTATTCCACATGAGAACGTGTACATACGCACTAAGGACGGTGTGCGGCTCAACGTGATTTTGCTTCGCTACACCGGTGAAAATCCTGCGTCTGCCCCCACCATTTTGTATTTTCATGGCAATGCAGGGAACATTGGCCACCGAGTGCCTAATGCGCTGCTCATGCTTGTTAACCTGAAGGCCAATGTGGTTCTGGTAGACTACCGAGGTTATGGGAAGAGTGATGGCGAGCCCAGTGAAGAGGGCTTGTATCAGGATGCTGAGGCCACCCTGGACTATGTCATGTCCAGGCCAGACATTGACAAAACTAAGATGGTACTATTTGGACGCTCACTGGGAGGAGCGGTGGCCATCAGGTTGGCCTCGGTCAACCCTCACCGTGTGGCTGCTATCATGGTTGAAAACACTTTCTTGAGCATCCCACACATGGCAGCaaccctcttctctttctttccaatGCGCTACCTGCCCCTTTGGTGCTATAAGAACAAATTTTTGTCCTACAGACATGTGGCACTGTGTCGCATGCCTTCCCTTTTTATTTCTGGCCTATCGGACCAGCTCATCCCCCCAGTTATGATGAAGCAGCTGTATGAGCTGTCTCCCGCACGGACTAAACGCATTGCCATCTTCCCTGAGGGCACACACAACGATACCTGGCAATGCCAGGGTTACTTTGCAGCTCTGGAGCAGTTCATGAAAGAGCTGCTGAAAAGCCATGCCCAAGAGGAAACGTCCCAGGGCTCGGCCAGCGTCACCATCATCTAGGGCAATGAATGCTCCCGCTGCTCAGTGTGGACATGCTGTTAtggaatgtacatttttatattctttcttctcttccccACATTAATTTCTAGCACTTAATTTTCAGTGATATGATACTGATAAGAGTTCAGACATGAGGTTATTGAGTGGCCCGGGTTGCGTTTTAAATGCcttcaaaaccttttttttttttttaaatatgaatgcATGATCTGcttctgtaatgtaatgtcCTTTTAGCCTTCTTTCATTTGtgcacactcattcacactgactGTACAGGACTTTTCTTTTATACAAAGACTTTGCCATCAGTGGTATACCAAATGTTCACCCATTTGCAAGTCCTGCTGTATAATAAAGATACTTGCCTAATAATGTCAGGCTAAGTGTTAAACATTTTTGTCTATGtaatttgttttattgcttACTGTGTTTGTACAGTAAGCATCACTTGAatgtttaaaacacaaaatcctAAGGGCTCATTTCTCAAGATCATAGCCTAGCCATCGTGGCACTGCTTTCTCAGAGAGTCAATGTCTGCTTATAGGAACAACCGAAGTTAAACAAGACTAGAAACTTGGTTGTGGCTTTAAGATCCTCTGTTCTGTAGTGGTTATGAAGGTCTTGTACTTGCTAATGGGATTGTGCACTGGTTGCATCTTGCCACCTTCTGTATATTTAGTGATGGAGCTTGAAAATCAGCTCAGGAAACCATTGATTTTCTCAGAGAATCCTCTCAGCTGGAGGCCTGTAGTACTGGGTGATAAATGAGTACCGATGTAAGTTTTAGAGCAGAAGAAGCTCAGTGCATTGGCATGGTGAATCTTTACAATACCATTGTGATTAATTGGAGCCCTCCTTCCAACTGGCATGATTGGTTTTTCTTTTGACCTGACCGCTCTTGTTAATAGTAAAGTGGTTGCCACAAAGTGGCTTGACAGTACAGATCATTTGCACACATCCTGTAAATAAGATTTTCCTCTTACCTGTCAGAGTACAGAGCCATTTATCAGTGCACCTGCTGTATTTGATTTAGAGAAAAGGCGCAATCTCTGGTGTTCTTGTTGAACAGCGACctgctgcattttgtttgtCTTACTGAGAGCTTAAAGTTTTTGGCATCAGTGAAAGACAAACAGAACCCCCTTTCCCTCCTGTACCCACAGTGGAAATATGGAAATGCACtcacaaagaaaaaagtcacTGACCTCTAATACATATGGCCATTTTAAGCCTAACGAATCAATGAAGGCTAACCATTTGGTAGTCTGAGTCATTTGGAAAATGTTCTGTTGCCAGAGCAAATATGTTATGCAAGGCCTTTTAAGTGCGTAATTCAAGATGAAAATTGGTcataaacttgtttttttgcattaccAGTTGTTTGTACCTGTTGGTTTTGTTTAGCATGAACTGTAATGTTTTCACAGTCTGcattaaaatactaaaagaaAGTCCACACAAACTGTTGAAGTCACAGATATGTAGAGTGAATTTGTGTGATACTGTATGCTTCATTAGTAGTCAAGCCTCAGAGTTACATAACCAGCTAAACCATCAGTAAATGTTATGactgtgaaatatgaaagtGGATTCATATCTTCCTTCCCACGTTCTGAAGTCACAAAATGTTCACTGAAGTAAGGGCTTTGGGAGTTGTCCTGTTCTGAAGGATTTATGAGTATATGCTTGCAGCCTTCAACCAAAATAATGAGTGGTCAGCAATAATATAATCTGCAGGACCAATGTctgttgtgttattgtgtaGCCTTTAGTGACAGAAATTGAATTTCTTATTGAGTAAGACAGTCGTTAATGTGCAGACCAGTTGAATGAGTCAGGCTTAGCAGTGAGAAAATGTTCTGAGGGGCTGCAGATGGAGTGTGTTCAGTGGTGTGTTTCTTTTATATTATCTTGGGTTTGCTATAAATAGGctgcatttcatgtttttaaatgtaggcTACATATCCAGCCTTCAGAAGTTCAAGAACTGATGGTGAAGATTTTTTTAGTAGCTCCATTTGTGACTTATGGCATTTGAAACATAGCTATTTTCGTTCTCTGGcgtctttttttattattgataataatGTAATCTTTAAATAATGGGAAAGGACGCCACACTGGAATGTTAT from the Pygocentrus nattereri isolate fPygNat1 chromosome 6, fPygNat1.pri, whole genome shotgun sequence genome contains:
- the abhd13 gene encoding protein ABHD13, with the protein product MEKSWRLWGALERCMVTVGSWSWGACRISLLALILTFHLYGGLLLLGLILASVAGILYKFQDVLLYFPDQPSSSRLYVPMPTGIPHENVYIRTKDGVRLNVILLRYTGENPASAPTILYFHGNAGNIGHRVPNALLMLVNLKANVVLVDYRGYGKSDGEPSEEGLYQDAEATLDYVMSRPDIDKTKMVLFGRSLGGAVAIRLASVNPHRVAAIMVENTFLSIPHMAATLFSFFPMRYLPLWCYKNKFLSYRHVALCRMPSLFISGLSDQLIPPVMMKQLYELSPARTKRIAIFPEGTHNDTWQCQGYFAALEQFMKELLKSHAQEETSQGSASVTII